The following are encoded together in the Arcobacter aquimarinus genome:
- a CDS encoding SixA phosphatase family protein, giving the protein MKKLLLIRHAKSSWEDLTLEDFLRPLNKRGLKDAPFMAKLLKKKEIKADLLICSPSIRTKLTSEFFIKELNFKNEIIFEKAIYEAPYENLLEVLQKIDDRFKTIILIGHNPGLCDLTNFLCEEYFENIPTCAIVEIDFNTNSWNEISKKNSKLISFEYPKKYK; this is encoded by the coding sequence ATGAAAAAACTTCTTTTAATTAGACATGCAAAATCTTCTTGGGAGGATTTAACTTTAGAAGATTTTTTAAGACCTTTAAATAAAAGAGGTTTAAAAGATGCTCCTTTTATGGCAAAACTTCTAAAAAAAAAAGAGATAAAAGCTGATTTGCTTATTTGTTCACCTTCTATTAGAACAAAACTAACAAGTGAATTTTTTATAAAAGAGTTAAATTTTAAAAATGAAATAATTTTTGAAAAAGCTATTTATGAAGCACCTTACGAAAATCTTTTAGAGGTTTTACAAAAAATTGATGATAGATTCAAAACTATAATTTTAATAGGTCATAATCCTGGTCTTTGTGATTTAACAAATTTTTTATGCGAAGAATATTTTGAAAATATTCCAACTTGTGCAATCGTAGAAATAGATTTTAATACAAACTCTTGGAATGAAATATCAAAAAAAAACTCAAAACTAATCAGTTTTGAATATCCTAAAAAGTATAAATAA
- a CDS encoding ABC transporter ATP-binding protein yields MLEIKDYNSSILHEISFCLKENENLIILGENGAGKSTLAKVLSNLISNEKVKLFGENISKISDFKRAKLINYIPPKLSIFDEYVTLREFLELSFISSVDNQKVDEIIKLLNLKKLEDKYCKSFSSGEKQLLLLASAIIHNAKTTIFDELTANLDISRLKEVYDIFNSDLLQQKIIITHNLDLAYALKYKVLFLNDGIIEFFGEHEEFFSNENLKRFYNNTIIKLDKHLVVNL; encoded by the coding sequence ATGTTAGAGATAAAAGACTACAATAGTTCAATTTTACATGAAATCTCATTTTGTCTAAAAGAGAATGAAAATCTTATAATTTTAGGCGAAAATGGAGCAGGAAAATCTACCCTTGCAAAAGTTTTATCAAATCTTATTTCAAATGAAAAAGTTAAGTTATTTGGTGAAAATATCTCTAAAATTAGTGATTTTAAAAGGGCAAAACTTATAAATTATATTCCTCCTAAACTCTCTATTTTTGATGAATATGTAACTTTAAGAGAGTTTTTAGAACTCTCATTTATAAGTAGTGTAGATAATCAAAAAGTAGATGAAATCATAAAATTATTAAATCTAAAAAAACTAGAAGATAAATATTGCAAATCTTTCAGTTCAGGAGAAAAGCAACTTTTGCTTCTTGCAAGTGCGATTATACATAATGCTAAAACTACTATTTTTGATGAATTAACAGCAAATTTGGATATAAGTAGATTAAAAGAGGTTTATGATATCTTTAACTCAGATTTACTTCAACAAAAAATTATTATTACTCATAACCTTGATTTGGCGTATGCTTTAAAATATAAAGTTCTATTTTTAAATGATGGAATTATAGAGTTTTTTGGAGAACATGAAGAGTTTTTTTCAAATGAAAATTTAAAAAGATTTTATAATAATACAATCATAAAACTAGATAAGCATTTGGTGGTTAATTTATGA
- a CDS encoding TonB-dependent receptor plug domain-containing protein, protein MQKKLSISLVASFLLATTNLFSAQNLETITVTSATKTTQSIKDVTSNVDVITAQEIEERKFTTVVEALNTLPGISFVSNGGMGNTSSVFLRGMDSKRILVLIDGVKYQDPSNTSGAAFSHLMISDIERIEVIKGAQSSVWGADASAGVINIITKEAKNGVHVNFNSEFGSFQTKKYGMSVSNKTDKYSVKLSADRILTDGFSSQTPFGDRVDDYEKDGYRNTTVNLKGSYNITDEDSINLSYHHINSFVEYDDWNAPNANLHSDNESNLYSLGYNKNYKNHNIKLKYDISEFEKKELEATNSWQVRDYNGKVKLLDLTDNISYFDKDSLLIGFSHEKTEVDYIKGNNATNKDDNTNKAIYITNTNYLGDFAITESLRRDDYSNFGSKYTGKIGVKYNVNEDLSFNANYGTAYNAPNIINILNPWGISNPDLEPEKIKGFDISSTYKDFTLTYFKNKIDNLMNWQSSKYVNIDGTSTIEGYEAKYSKLIIEDLLLNLNYTYLSAKDSQERELARRPKNQVGFGVDYYGISNLHFNINGQYIGERYDGANKTGRETGNYTLWNSVINYEINKTFSTYLKVDNIFNKYYQTIDGYATAQRSAYVGLKANF, encoded by the coding sequence ATGCAAAAAAAATTATCTATAAGCTTAGTTGCAAGCTTTCTTCTAGCAACAACAAACCTTTTTTCGGCTCAAAACTTAGAAACAATTACAGTTACAAGTGCTACAAAAACAACTCAATCAATCAAAGATGTTACTTCTAATGTTGACGTTATTACAGCTCAAGAAATAGAAGAGAGAAAGTTTACTACAGTTGTTGAAGCTTTAAATACTCTTCCTGGAATTTCATTCGTAAGTAATGGTGGAATGGGAAATACAAGTTCAGTTTTTTTAAGAGGTATGGATTCTAAAAGAATATTAGTATTAATTGATGGAGTAAAATATCAAGATCCTTCAAATACAAGTGGAGCGGCTTTTTCTCATCTTATGATTTCAGATATTGAAAGAATAGAAGTAATAAAAGGTGCACAATCAAGTGTTTGGGGTGCTGATGCAAGTGCTGGTGTTATAAATATAATTACTAAAGAAGCTAAAAATGGTGTACATGTAAATTTTAATAGTGAATTTGGTAGTTTTCAAACAAAAAAATATGGAATGAGTGTATCTAATAAAACTGATAAATATAGTGTAAAATTATCTGCTGATAGAATTTTAACTGATGGTTTTTCTTCTCAAACTCCTTTTGGTGATAGAGTTGATGATTATGAAAAAGATGGATATAGAAATACAACAGTTAATTTAAAAGGTTCTTATAATATCACAGATGAAGATAGCATTAATTTAAGTTATCATCACATAAATAGTTTTGTTGAATATGATGATTGGAATGCTCCTAATGCAAATTTACATTCAGATAATGAATCAAATCTATATTCTTTAGGTTACAACAAAAATTATAAAAATCATAATATAAAATTAAAATATGACATATCAGAATTTGAAAAGAAAGAATTAGAAGCAACTAATTCTTGGCAAGTAAGAGATTATAATGGAAAAGTTAAATTATTAGATTTGACAGATAATATCTCTTATTTTGATAAAGATAGTTTGTTAATTGGATTTTCTCATGAAAAAACAGAGGTTGATTACATAAAAGGTAATAATGCTACAAATAAAGATGATAATACAAATAAAGCAATTTATATAACAAATACAAATTATTTAGGTGATTTTGCAATTACTGAATCTTTAAGAAGAGATGATTATTCTAATTTTGGTTCAAAATATACTGGAAAAATCGGAGTTAAATATAATGTAAATGAAGATTTATCTTTTAATGCAAATTATGGAACAGCTTATAATGCACCTAATATAATAAATATATTAAATCCTTGGGGTATTTCAAATCCAGATTTAGAGCCAGAAAAAATCAAAGGATTTGATATATCTTCAACATATAAAGATTTTACACTTACATATTTTAAAAATAAAATTGATAATCTTATGAATTGGCAATCATCAAAGTATGTTAATATTGATGGAACATCAACTATTGAAGGATATGAAGCTAAATATAGTAAATTAATAATTGAAGATTTATTATTAAATTTAAACTACACATATTTAAGTGCTAAAGATAGTCAAGAAAGAGAATTAGCAAGAAGACCAAAAAATCAAGTTGGTTTTGGTGTTGATTATTATGGTATTAGTAATTTACATTTTAATATTAATGGACAATATATTGGTGAAAGATATGATGGTGCAAATAAAACAGGTAGAGAAACTGGAAACTATACACTATGGAATTCAGTGATAAATTATGAAATAAATAAAACATTTTCTACATATTTAAAAGTTGACAATATTTTCAATAAATATTATCAAACAATTGATGGATATGCAACAGCTCAAAGAAGTGCGTATGTTGGATTAAAGGCTAATTTCTAA
- a CDS encoding sulfite exporter TauE/SafE family protein, which yields METISIISIITIAFLGSFGHCVGMCGGIVIAYSSTKIKSEWTKQVQALAHLLYSFGRISTYMILGALFGLVGGVVTFDNLTSGIFLLLTGLMMVLVGLSLLGKIKFLTILEHSCSKSPLYQNTFKALLGSQSLFSFYLLGMLNGLLPCGFVYVFAITAASTGSAFWGAIVMLIFGLSTVPALFSLGFFVGIFKQSNLRDLFIKLASILVIAFGIYIAYLGYEYLVDPTKTILNCHI from the coding sequence ATGGAAACAATAAGTATTATTTCTATTATTACAATAGCTTTTTTAGGCTCTTTTGGTCATTGTGTTGGAATGTGTGGTGGAATTGTAATAGCATATTCAAGTACAAAAATAAAAAGTGAATGGACAAAACAAGTCCAAGCACTTGCTCATTTACTTTACTCTTTTGGAAGAATCTCTACTTATATGATTTTAGGAGCTTTATTTGGGCTTGTTGGTGGAGTTGTAACCTTTGATAATCTAACAAGTGGAATATTTTTGCTTTTAACTGGTTTGATGATGGTTTTAGTAGGACTTTCATTACTTGGTAAGATTAAATTTTTAACTATTTTAGAACATAGTTGTTCAAAATCTCCACTTTATCAAAATACATTTAAAGCACTTTTAGGTTCTCAATCACTTTTTAGTTTTTACCTTTTAGGTATGTTAAATGGTTTACTTCCATGTGGATTTGTATATGTTTTTGCAATCACAGCAGCAAGTACAGGAAGTGCATTTTGGGGTGCTATTGTGATGTTGATATTTGGACTTAGCACAGTTCCAGCACTTTTTTCTTTGGGGTTTTTCGTAGGAATATTTAAACAATCAAATTTAAGAGATTTATTCATAAAGTTAGCTTCTATTTTAGTGATAGCTTTTGGAATTTATATAGCTTATTTAGGTTATGAATATTTAGTTGATCCTACTAAAACTATCTTAAACTGTCATATTTAA
- a CDS encoding FecCD family ABC transporter permease, producing the protein MKIVLYIFSFIIICLAPFLGEISLTFKDIFDSSSTTHTIFWDLRVSRVVLAFFVGGILALGGLIFQIIFKNELITPYTLGIASGTTLFTAISIVFFPALYMSISSVFGSIITILILYFISKQINKSSISVSTNSILLIGIALSYFYSSALMLVFYMSNLQENYSIVRFTLGSLDTVGFTSGLVVMFVSFVFYLTIHLNKEKIKLLLICNDTAFLKGLNVHKINILLLVVVSLSVGICISFVGPIGFIGLVIPHIIKLIYKKSADKLFFPVFFFGGIFLVFSDLISRNLNTDSTLPIGVVTAFIGAPFFVYLLIRRSKKV; encoded by the coding sequence ATGAAAATAGTTTTATATATATTTAGTTTTATAATCATTTGTTTAGCTCCTTTTTTAGGAGAAATATCTCTAACTTTTAAAGATATTTTTGATTCAAGTTCAACAACACATACAATTTTTTGGGATTTAAGAGTTTCAAGGGTTGTTTTAGCATTTTTTGTTGGTGGAATATTAGCTTTAGGTGGTTTAATTTTTCAAATTATTTTTAAAAATGAATTAATAACTCCATATACTCTAGGAATTGCAAGTGGAACTACGCTTTTTACAGCTATTTCAATCGTATTTTTCCCAGCTCTTTATATGAGTATCTCTTCTGTTTTTGGCTCGATTATTACTATATTGATTTTATATTTTATTTCAAAACAGATAAATAAAAGCTCTATTTCTGTCTCTACAAACTCTATTTTATTAATTGGAATTGCTTTATCATATTTTTATAGTTCAGCTTTAATGTTGGTTTTTTATATGAGTAATTTACAAGAAAACTATTCAATAGTTAGATTTACTCTTGGAAGTTTAGACACTGTTGGTTTTACAAGTGGATTAGTTGTTATGTTTGTGAGTTTTGTTTTTTATTTAACTATACATCTAAACAAAGAAAAAATAAAACTTCTTTTGATTTGTAATGATACAGCATTTTTAAAAGGATTAAATGTTCATAAGATAAATATTTTATTGTTAGTTGTTGTATCTTTAAGTGTTGGAATTTGTATTAGTTTTGTAGGACCAATTGGTTTTATAGGACTTGTAATTCCTCATATTATAAAACTTATTTATAAAAAAAGTGCAGATAAACTATTTTTCCCTGTTTTTTTCTTTGGTGGGATATTTTTAGTATTTTCAGATTTAATCTCAAGAAATTTAAATACAGATTCAACTTTGCCAATTGGAGTAGTAACAGCATTTATTGGAGCGCCATTTTTTGTTTATTTATTGATTAGAAGAAGTAAAAAAGTATAA
- a CDS encoding ABC transporter substrate-binding protein, with protein MKKLLFILLFCINLSGEERVVTLSPSVNEIVFALGVGNSVVANTKHCDFPIESKDVPKLGGYNNISLEKVLSVRPTVVIGQDYDEKLNSNLKALEIETLIYKTNTISSIKNTIFELGTFFKKEENAKILISNIDNALASLDNIVKNKRILIVISPKKTLSNDIYVTGNFLYFEDIIKASGNQNAYFSTSQAQPVVNTEKIINMNPDIIVLLAPFLEGNLKELESIINSWKKLPINASKGDNIYAIDKEYAGIPSHRVELFINDFRKILENVRDKRLQ; from the coding sequence ATGAAAAAGCTACTATTTATACTCCTTTTTTGTATAAATTTATCAGGCGAAGAAAGAGTAGTTACTCTTTCTCCTTCTGTAAATGAGATTGTATTTGCTTTAGGTGTAGGAAATAGTGTAGTTGCAAATACTAAACATTGTGATTTTCCAATAGAATCAAAAGATGTTCCAAAACTTGGTGGATATAACAATATTTCATTAGAAAAAGTTTTAAGTGTTAGACCTACTGTTGTTATAGGTCAAGATTATGATGAAAAGTTAAATTCTAATCTAAAAGCTTTAGAAATAGAGACTTTGATTTATAAAACAAATACAATTTCATCGATTAAAAATACTATTTTTGAATTGGGAACTTTTTTCAAAAAAGAAGAAAATGCAAAAATACTTATTTCAAATATAGACAATGCTTTAGCTTCTTTGGATAATATAGTAAAAAACAAAAGAATTTTGATAGTAATCAGCCCTAAAAAGACATTGTCAAATGATATTTATGTAACTGGAAATTTTTTATATTTTGAAGATATTATAAAAGCAAGTGGAAATCAAAACGCATATTTTTCCACTTCTCAAGCACAACCTGTTGTAAATACAGAAAAAATTATAAATATGAATCCAGATATAATAGTTTTATTAGCACCATTTTTAGAGGGAAATCTTAAAGAGCTGGAAAGCATTATTAATTCGTGGAAAAAGTTACCTATAAATGCAAGTAAAGGTGATAATATTTATGCAATTGATAAAGAATATGCAGGAATTCCAAGCCATAGAGTAGAGTTATTTATAAATGATTTTAGAAAGATATTAGAAAATGTTAGAGATAAAAGACTACAATAG